A region of Oncorhynchus masou masou isolate Uvic2021 chromosome 29, UVic_Omas_1.1, whole genome shotgun sequence DNA encodes the following proteins:
- the LOC135519815 gene encoding proline-rich protein 2-like, which yields MLKIFKRGNSATGHHRPPQAATGPHRPHRPPQAPKGPHGPPRAATGRHGPPRAPTGCHGPPRAPTGPHRPPQTAKGPHRPPQAPTDRHRPPQAATGHHRPPQAPTDRHRPPQAPTGHHGPPRAATTGPHRPPQAATGHHRPPQATTGPHRPPQAATGRHRPPQAPTGRHRPPQAPTGHHRPPQAATDRHGPPRASTGRHGPPQAATGPTGHHGAPTAGPRAPTGRHGPPQAPTGHHGPPRAATGRHGPPQAPTGPHRPPQAPTGRHRPPQAATGPHRPPQAPTDRHRPPQAPTGRHRPPQAPTGRHRPPQAPTGPHRPPQAATGPHRPPRAATGRHRPPQAPTGPHRPPQAPTGPHRPPQAAPTPLLLFVLPC from the coding sequence GGGGAAACAGCGCCACGGGCCACCACAGGCCACCACAGGCCGCCACAGGCCCCCACAGGCCCCACAGGCCGCCACAGGCCCCCAAGGGCCCCCACGGGCCCCCACGGGCCGCCACGGGCCGCCACGGGCCCCCACGTGCCCCCACGGGCTGCCACGGGCCCCCACGGGCCCCCACAGGCCCCCACAGGCCCCCACAGACCGCCAAAGGCCCCCACAGGCCCCCACAGGCCCCCACAGACCGCCACAGGCCACCACAGGCCGCCACAGGCCACCACAGGCCCCCACAGGCCCCCACAGACCGCCACAGGCCGCCACAGGCCCCCACAGGCCACCACGGGCCGCCACGGGCCGCCACCACAGGCCCCCACAGGCCCCCACAGGCCGCCACAGGCCACCACAGGCCGCCACAGGCCACCACAGGCCCCCACAGGCCCCCACAGGCCGCCACAGGCCGCCACAGGCCGCCACAGGCCCCCACAGGCCGCCACAGGCCGCCACAGGCCCCCACAGGCCACCACAGGCCGCCACAGGCCGCCACAGACCGCCACGGGCCCCCACGGGCCTCCACGGGCCGCCACGGGCCACCACAGGCCGCCACGGGCCCCACGGGCCACCACGGGGCCCCCACCGCAGGCCCCCGGGCCCCCACAGGCCGCCACGGGCCCCCACAGGCCCCCACAGGCCACCACGGGCCCCCACGGGCCGCCACGGGCCGCCACGGGCCCCCACAGGCCCCCACAGGCCCCCACAGGCCGCCACAGGCCCCCACAGGCCGCCACAGGCCCCCACAGGCCGCCACAGGCCCCCACAGGCCCCCACAGGCCCCCACAGACCGCCACAGGCCCCCACAGGCCCCCACAGGCCGCCACAGGCCCCCACAGGCCCCCACAGGCCGCCACAGGCCCCCACAGGCCCCCACAGGCCCCCACAGGCCCCCACAGGCCGCCACAGGCCCCCACAGGCCCCCACGGGCCGCCACAGGCCGCCACAGGCCGCCACAGGCCCCCACAGGCCCCCACAGGCCGCCACAGGCCCCCACAGGCCCCCACAGGCCGCCACAGGCCGCCCCAACACCGTTGTTATTGTTTGTGTTGCCGTGCTGA